CAGCCGGTGAGCAGCCGGATCAGGCTGGTCTTGCCGCACCCGCTCTCGCCCACCACCGCATATTTTTTGCCCCGCTCAAACCCGCACCAAAGGCCCTGCAGCACCGGCTGGCCCGGTTCATAGCAAAAGCGCAGGTCCCGCACCTCGATCCCCTGGCGGAAGGTGGGCGCCTTTGCCCCGGTAAAGTCCGCCGGCTCATAATCGGCCAGCCCTTCCAGCCGTTCCAGCACCGGCTTCATGCTTTTTACCTTGGGCAGGTTTTGCAGCAATGCCATCACCGGCTGGATGAAGGTGCCGCTCAGCTGGATAAACGCGATCACCGCGCCCATGGTGATCCGGCCCTTCAGCAGCAAAAACGCCGCCAGAAAAATCACCGCGAACTGGGTCAGCGCGGCCAGCATCTGCGACAGGGTCTGGTTGGCGGCAAACAGGCGGTCCGCCGCGTACTTTGCGTCCGCCGCCGCCTCGTTTTCCCGTTCAAAGCTTTTCCCCGCCGCTTTTTTCATTCCATACGCCCGGATCACCTCGTACCCGGAAAACAGGTCCTTCAGCTTTGCGGTAAACACCGCCATCTGCCGCGAATACCCTTCCTGCCTGCGCTCCAGCGCCTTGCCGTACAGCGAGGGCACCAGGAACATCACCACCAGCCCCACCCCCAGGCAGGCGGTGACCAGCGGGCTCAAGTACAGCAGCAGCCCCAGGGTCACCAAAAACATCACCGCGCTCTCCACGGTAAGCAGCAGCGGCTGGATGTAATTCTCCTCCACCTGCTTTATGTCGTTGGTCAGCGCCGAGATATAATCCGCCGTGTTGTGCTCGGTGTAGTCCTCGTACCCGCGGCGGAACACCCCCTGGAACACCCGGCGGCGCAGCAGCAGTGTGATGCGCCGGATCAGCTTTTTGCCCAGCAGCTCGTAAATCCAATACAGGCTCCCCAGTGCGGCCAGATACAGCAGTGCGGCCAGCAGCACCTTTAAAAATCCCTCCATATCCCCGGCCAGGGCCACGTCGGTGATTCTCTGCAAAAACAGTGCCAGCAGCACCATGGCGCTCGACGCCGCCACCCCGGCAAGCGCAGTGAGCGCCAGCAGGCCCTTGTTTTTCCTCATGCATTCCTTCAATGCTTTCTCCCCCTTGTTTGAATTGCACAAAGCATATCATAATATTAGATATATGTCAAACTATATTTTATTTCCATCTAATATATTCCAACAAAAAAACGCGCCCCGAAAGGCGCGTTTTTGGTTCATTATGTTTTTCCTGTTCTATTTTCCTGGCCGCCAAAGCGGCGGCACAGCGCTTCGGCCGCCTCCTCCACCGCCCGCTCCTTCACGCTGCAATAAACGCGCTTATCCTCCTGGCGCATCTCCAGCAGCCCGGCCGTGAGCAAAAGGTCCAAATGGTGCGAAATGGTGGCCGGGGTAAGGCCCAGCGCCTGGGCCAGCTCGGCGTTGTAGCTGCCGCCCCGCCGTGCGAGCTCATCCATAATGGCGAGCCGCGTTTTGTCCCCCAGCGCCTTCAGGCGCGCAGCCAGCATCTGATCCGCCTCGCCCTTGCTTTGTGAAAGCTCCATCAACGGCTCGCACAACAGGCCGCAATAGCAGATCTCGTCCGCGATCAGCAGGCCGAACGCCACCGCCAGGCTGGGCCACACGCAGGCAACATCCTCCGGCTTTTTCACAAAATAGGCGCCGCCCAGGCGCATGGGGTCGGTGCCCATCCTGCCGATCAGCGCCTCCAGCGGCTTTGCCACCGCCTGCTGCGCCTTTTTTTGGGCGGGCAGGTTGCGCTCCAATAGGGCCGCCATGCGCAAAAACGAGGGGCGGGGGTCGCACAGCAGCTCAAAGGCCCGCCAGCGGTCCGCCTCGTCCAGGCTCGTCTTCCGCACAAACTCCATCAGCGCGCGGGCGTCCCCCGCCGCCTGCCCGGTGGGCGGCTCCCCTTCCTCTTCAAAATAAATGCCGCACGCGTGGATGCACACCTCGGTCAGCCGCTGCGCGTCCCAGTCCCTGCGCTCCAGCTGGCTTGGATCCTGCAAAAAGGGCAGCACCCGCATAAAAAAGATCGCGTAACTGCCCTGGAGAAGCTCCTCATCCCCCGGTTCCAGCTTTTGATTCTGCGCGAAGACCCGGAAGTATTTGTCGTAAGCCTTTCCATTCCGCGAATAGAACGCCTCGCCGTCCAGCCCAAACTCGCTCAAATGCCGGATCGTTTCCTCCCGCACAAAGCGGGGATCGCCCTGCGCGCAGAGCAGCAGCAGGCTGGCTGTTTCAAACAGCGGGTCAAGCTGATCGTGCACTTTATATTCCATGGCTGCTCCCTCCTTTCCAAGCCTCCCGGAACAGCGCGCTGCCGTTCCTTTTTTCAAAAAGCCAAGGTCAGCTTCCCATTACCGTTTCTTTCAAATATCTGTCAAAGGCATCGTATTCCGCTTGTGTGAGCCTCTGCGGATGTGACATCACCACCAGGCGATGGCCCCCGCGGCCCGCGCGGTAGGGGGGATGCAGATGTTCAAACCCGTTTGCCGCATATCCTGCCCGCTCATAAAAGCCCTTTCGCCGGGCGGAAACCTCGTCCTCCGGCGGGTCGATCTCCAAAATTACAGGCTTTTTTCGCCGGTTCAGCAGTTCCAGCGCCCGTTGGCCGTATTTTTGGTTGCGCATTTCGGGGTCAATGCAAAAATGCTCCACATAGATGAATCCTTCTGTTTCCCAGCACAAAAGAATTCCCACCAGCTCATTTTCCTCACAGATCAGGTTGAACTGGTACTCCCCATGCTTCATGATCTTTGCCTGCGAGGAAACCTCCCTCTGCTCATGGGGCGGAAAACTTGCGCCGTACAGCTCCATCGCCTTTAAATAGAGGTTGCCCTGCTGTGTTTGCAGCCGTTCAAAATGCATTTTCCCCGCCCCCTGTTCCGAGCAAGCCCGGCTCAACCAGCCGCAGCTTTTTGCCCGGCGTACTAAAAATAGCGCCGGACCCGTTTCATATAATCCAGATATTCTTCCCCAAGTTGCCCGATGCACCATCTCTCTTCCGAAAGAATGATCCAGTGCGCCGCCAGCTGAAACACCAGCAGTGCCGCGAACAGTAGCGCCGAGCGCGTCAGGGCCGCACAGCCGCAAAAATACACAAAATATCCCACATACATCGGGTTGCGGGAAACCTTGTAAATGCCGCTCGTGTTCAGCCCTTTTTCATCCGGCCTTGCGAACGCGGCGGCAGCCGCGGCAAGGATCGCCGCGCCCGCAGCGTACACCGCAAGGCCCGCCCAAAACAGCGGCGGCCCTGTCCGGATCTTCAAAAAGGCCGGGTAAAGAAAGATCGCAATGTTTGCCGCCTGGTAAACAAGGTAGGCAATGCGCTCATTTCCTTCCAGCGGCGCAAACCGCGCGGCGCGCCCCAGCGCCTCTTTGTTCATCGCACCCAGCAGGCCGAACCGTATGAGAAAAAGCGGGATCATCAGCAAAAATGCATTCACTCCGGCAGCCTCCCTTTCACCGCTTTTCCAGGGGGCCGCAAAAAGCCTGGCCCCGCAGCCTTTTTTATTTTACCATATCCCGCCCCAAAAGAACAGGCGCCGCGGGGGCGCTTTCCGGCGCCTGCTTTTTATTCCGCCAGGGCCAGATCGCCCTCTTTGATCCAGCCCTTTTTGCGCAGCAGCAGCCCGAACGCCCAGCACAGCACGGCGGGCAGCACCACGCAGATCAGCGCAAGGCCCAGCCAGTCCATGCCGGTAATGGCCGCGCGGGTGCCCGCAGCCACCTCGTTTGCCCAGCCGGTGTACACGCCGATGGGGCCCACCAGCCCGCAGGTGCCCATGCCGGAAGAAACCGCCGGGCCGTTCATTTCCAGCCTGAACACGCAGGTGGCGAGCGGCCCCGTGATCGCGCTGGCCAAAATGGCCGGCAGCCAGATGCGCGGGTTTTTCAGAATGTTGCCCATCTGCAGCATCGAGGTCCCCAGCCCCTGGCTCACCAGGCCGCCCCAGCGGTTTTCCCGGAACGAGAGCACCGCAAAGCCCACCATCTGGGCGCAGCAGCCCGCCACCGCCGCGCCGCCGGCCAGCCCTGTGAGCGAGAGCGCGGCGCAGATCGCCGCCGACGAGATGGGCAGGGTCAGCGCAATGCCGATCACCACGCTCACCACAATGCCCATCAGCAGGGGCTGCAGCTCGGTGGCCCACATGATCACCGCCCCCACGCCGGAGGCCGCCGCGCCAATGGCGGGCGCCCACCAGACCGACAGCACTACCCCCACAAAGATGGTCACGAAGGGGGTGACCAAAATATCCACCTTTGTTTCTTTCGACACCAGCTTGCCCGCCTCGCAGGCCAGAATGGTCACCACCAGCACCGCCAGCGGGCCGCCAGCGCCGCCCAGGGCGTTGGCCGCCGCCCCCACCGTGATCAGCGAGAACAGTACCAGCGCCGGGGCCTGCAGTGCAAAGCCGATGCTCACCGCCATGGCGGGGCCCGCCACGCCGGTGGCGTAGCCGCCCAATTCGTTGAACAGGCCCAGGCCCAGCTGCGTGCCCAGCGTGTTCAGAATGGTGCCGATCAGCAGCGAGGCAAACAGCCCCTGTGCCATGGCCCCCAGCGCGTCCACCCCGTAGCGCTTGGCGCTGATCTCCACATTCTTTTTGTGCAAAAAGGTTTTTACCGCATCCATGTTCCTCTTCCCCTTTTTCCTCACCGCGCCCTTTGCCGGGCGCGCATTTCCTTTAATTATACTCGCCCGGTGATCTTTGTCAAGAAAATCGCAGGGCACTTGCCGCCCTTCGCCGCCTCTGGTATACTGGTAAAAACAGCCGGCGGCCCTGCTCTGAAAAAGCGCTTCTCCGTTTTTTGCGCGGGGCGGCCGGCCGCGATCTTTGGGAGGCCCCTTTATGCAGACAAGCTATTATAAGGAATACAGCCGCTTTTTAAAGCGCGAGATGGAATTCAAGGTCTACGGCCATGCCGGGCAGCCCTGCCTGGCGCTCCCCTGCGAGGGCGGCCGCTTTTACGACTGGGAGGACCGCGGCCTTGCGGCCTCTCTCGCCCCTTTTATCGAGGGCGGGCAGCTTCGGCTTTTTTGTGCCGACGGCGTGGACGGCGAGAGCTGGCTCTCCGGGGGGGAAGGCCGGCCTCGCGCCGAGATGCAGGAGCGGTGGTTCAATTACCTCTGCGGCGAGCTTGTGCCGCGTGCTCTCGGGCTTGCCGGCGAAGCGGGCCGGGGCAATTGCCGCCTGCTCGCAATGGGGGCGGGGCTCGGCGCGCTGCACGCCGTGAGCCTGTATCTGCGGCGGCCCGCCCTTTTCTGCGGCGCGGTAGGCCTTTCGGGCAGCTACAAAGCAGGTGGCTGGTTCGGCGGGTATTCCGATGATCTGACCCTGCGCAGCAGCCCGGTGGATCTTTTGCGCCTGCTCCCCCGTGAAAAGCTCCCCACGGGCGGCCCCCTGCTTCTCTGCTGCGGGCAGGGCCCCTACGAGGAACGCTTTCTGGCCGAAACGCGCGAGCTGGCGGCGGCGCTTGCCGCCCGCCAGGTGCCCCATACCCTGGAGCTGTGGGGCGCCGACTCTGCGCACGACTGGCCCTGGTGGCAAAAGCAGCTGCCCATTTTTGTGGGGCGCGCCTTGGCCGCTCTGGGCGCTTAATCTCCTTTTCTTTCTTGGCAGGCCGCATGCGCGGCCTGCTTTTTTGTGCGTATCCGCCAACCTCCGCCGGCCCGATGCCCTGTTTTTCCGGCGTTTTGGAAAACTTTGCAAAAAGGCCTTGCCCTTTTTGCTCTGTCATGCTATTATTCTACTGTGCTAAATTACTAAAGCATTCGAGGAGGGGTTTACTCATGAAAAAGATTGTTTCCTTTTTGGCGGCCGCCGCTCTGGCGGCGGGCATGCTCACCGGCTGCGGCCAGACCGGCGAATCCGATTGGAAGTACGTGCAGGGCAAAGGCACCCTCAAGATCGGCATCACCTTGTTTGACCCCATGAACTATTACGACCCGCAGGATCCCCAAAAGCTCATCGGCTTCGACACCGAACTGGCCGAAGCGGTGTGCGCCAAGCTGGGCGTGACCCCCGAGTTTGTGGAGATCGACTGGGATCAAAAAACGGTGGAACTGCAAAGCAAAAGCATCGACTGCATCTGGAACGGCATGACCATTCTGGACGATCTCAAGGAAAGCCTGGATTTCTCTGTTCCCTACAGCGGCAACATGCAGGTGTGCGTGATCAACAAGGCCAACGCCTCTGTGTACACCACCCTGGAAAGCATGGCCACCGCCCGCTTTGTGGCCGAGGCCGAGAGCGCGGGCGCCAAAAGCGTTGAGGGCAGCGAAGCGCTCAAGGGCGCGCAGCTCACCGCCGTGCAGGCCCAGCGCGACACCCTGCTGGAGCTCAAATCCGGCACGGCGGACGTGGCAGTGATCGACGCGGTCATGGCCTACGCCTCGGTGGGCGAGGGCACCAGCTACAGCGACCTCATGGTGGTGGAGGGCATCGAGCTCTCCAAGGAAGAATACGGCATCGGCTTCCGCAAGGGCAGCGATATCACCGCCAAGGTGAACGACGCGCTGCAGCAGCTGGCAAACGACGGCACCGTTGCCGCCCTTGCCGAAAAATACCCCTCCGTGCTCCCCCTGCTGGAAGCCAAGGGCTGAACCGCACCTTCGCCAAAAACCAAAAGCCGCCCGGGCATATCATCGGCCCGGGCGGCCCTCGTGTGAATACGGCGGCCCTGTGCCGCCCTTGCAAGGAGTATCCCACCCATGTCGTTTTTACAGGTTACGCTGGAACTGCTTCAGGGCTTCAAAACCACCTGCCTGATCTTTGCCGTCACGCTGGCCGCCTCGCTGCCGCTGGGCCTCGTGGTCTGCCTGGGTTCCATGAGCCGTTTTGCCCCCCTGCGCTGGCTCACCCGCACCTTTATCTGGATCATCCGGGGCACCCCGCTCATGCTCCAGGTCCTGGTGGTCTTTTATGTGCCGGGCCTCGCGTTCGGCATGCCCATGCACAACCGCCTGGCCGCGGTGCTGGCGGCGTTTATCATCAATTACGCCGCCTATTTTTCCGAGATTTACCGCGGCGGCATCGAGGGCATTCCCCAGGGCCAGTGGGAGGCCGGGCAGGTGCTGGGCATGACCCGCGCCCAGATCTTTGGGCGCATCGTGCTGCTGCAGGTCACCAAGCGCATCCTCCCCCCCATGAGCAACGAAATCATCACCCTGGTCAAGGACACCAGCCTTGCCCGGGTCATCGCGGTGGGCGAATTGATCCGCGCCGCGCAGGACATCGCCGCCCAGCGCGCCCTGGTCTGGCCGCTGTTTTACACCGGCGTGTTCTATCTGGCATTCAGCGGCCTTTTGACCCTTCTGTTCGGTTGGGCCGAAAGGAAATTAAACTATTACAAGGGGTGATGGGCATGGCAATCCTGGAAGTAAAGGGCCTGTGCAAGCGGTTCGGCGGGCTGGAGGTCTTAAACGGCATCGACCTCACGCTGGACCAGGGGCAGGTGCTCTCGATCATCGGTTCCTCCGGCAGCGGCAAGACCACCCTGCTGCGCTGCCTCAATTTTCTCGAACGCCCGGACGCGGGCGAACTGTACGTGGCCGGGCAGGAGCTTTGGGGCCCCGCCTGCACCCAGCCTTTGCGCCAGCGCAGGCTGCACTTCGGGCTGGTGTTCCAAAATTTCAACCTCTTCCCGCAGTATACCGTGCTGCGCAACGTCACCCTCGCAATGGACCTTCTGGCAAAAGAGCGGCGGGGAAAATCCGCGGCGCGGCAGGCCGCGGCCGAAAACGAGCAAAAAGCCCGGGAGCTGCTGGGCCGGGTGGGCCTGGCCGACAAGCTGCAGAACTACCCCTTCCAGCTCTCGGGCGGGCAGCAGCAGCGGGTGGCCATTGCCCGCGCGCTGGCGCTGGAGCCGGATATCCTCTGCTTCGACGAACCCACCAGCGCCCTGGACCCTGAGCTCACCGGCGAGGTGCTGCGGGTCATCCGCAGCCTGAAAAGCAGCCGCACCACCATGATCGTGGTCACCCACGAGATGGAATTCGCAAAGGGCGTGTCCGACCAGGTTATCTTCATGGCGGACGGTGTCATCGAAGAGCAGGGCCCCCCCGCTCAGGTGTTCGGCGCCCCCCAAAGCCCCAAGACCCGCGCGTTTCTCCGCCGCAGCCTCGAACAGGTGGGCTAGCGGCTCCGGGCGCGCCCTGGCGCTGCCCGTTCTTTCCCGCAGGCTGGCCCCGGGCCGGGATAAATTCCCGCCCGTGGGCCAGTTTTTTCTTGTCAGGGGGCGCGGCGTGTGCTATTCTTGTAACGTAAAAACGGGCGCGCCCCGCTTTTGAATGCATTGAGTGGAGGGAAATAACTATGAGTATCCGCATTGGCATCATGGGTTACGGCAACCTGGGCCGCGGGGTGGAGTGCGCGGTGCGCCAAAACCCGGACATGGAGCTTGCCGCCATCTTTACCCGCCGTGACCCCGCCGGGGTTCATCCCCTGACCCCCGGCGCAAACGTTCTGCCCGCCGAAAAGGCCGAGGCCATGAAAGACGCAGTCGACGTGCTGATCCTGTGCGGCGGCAGCGCCACCGACCTCCCCGCACAGACCCCGCACTTTGCCCAGTGGTTCACGGTGATCGACAGCTTCGATACCCACGCCAGGATCCCCGAACACTTTGCCGCCGTGGACGCGGCCGCCCGCGCCGCCGGCACCCTGGGCATTATCTCGGTGGGCTGGGATCCGGGCCTGTTCTCGCTGAACCGGGCGTACGCCGCGGCGGTGCTGCCCCAGGGCGAAAGCTATACCTTCTGGGGCAAGGGCGTCAGCCAGGGCCATTCAGACGCCATCCGCCGCATCGAGGGCGTGCTGGACGCGCGGCAGTACACCATTCCGGTGGAAAGCGCCCTGGCCGCCGTGCGTGCGGGCAGCCAGCCCACCCTCACCACCCGGCAAAAGCACACCCGCGAGTGCTTTGTGGTGGCCGCCCCCGGCGCCGATCTTGCCCGCATCGAGCGCGAGATCAAACAAATGCCCAACTATTTTGCCGATTACGACACCACCGTTCATTTCATCACCGCCCAGCAGCTGGCGGCCGGGCACGCGGGCCTGCCCCACGGCGGCACGGTGCTGCGCTCGGGCCGCACCGGCTGGGAAAATGAGCACAGCCATGTGGTGGAATACAGCCTCAAGCTGGATTCCAACCCCGAATTCACCTCCAGCGTTATCGTGGCCTATGCCCGTGCCGCTTACCGGCTGCGCCAGGCGGGCGAGACCGGCTGCCGCACCGTGCTGGACATCGCCCCCGCCCTGCTCAGCCCCCTTCCGGCGGACGAACTGCGCCGCGAGCTGCTCTGACCCGCGCCCCCCTTCCGGGCGGCCCGCAAGCTTAAAAGGAGGCCCGCGCGCCATGAAAGTGACCCATCTGTATCACAGCGGTTTTTTGGTGGAATTGAAGCACACCCTGCTTTTGTTCGACTGGTACAAGGGCCAGCTGCCCCCGCTGGACGCCCAAAAACCGCTGTACGTGTTCGTCTCGCACGTTCACCCCGACCACTACGACCCCGCCATCTGGAAGCTGTACAAAGAGCATCCAGCCGTTCGCTACATCCTGCACAAAAAGGTCCCGATCCACCACGGGGCGGAGCTTTTGCGGGTGGGCTCCCGCGAAACGCATTCGCTGGAAGGGCTTTCCATCCAAACCCTTCGTTCCACCGATACAGGCTGTGCCTTTGTGGTGGAAGCCGAGGGCCTGCGGTTTTATCATGCGGGCGATCTGAACTGGTGGCACTGGGAAGGCGAAAGCCAGGCCTCCAACGCCTGGCAGGACAAAGCCTTTCACGAAGAGCTGGCCCGGATCGCAGGCGCCCGGTTCGACTGCGCGTTTTTGCCTCTCGATCCCCGGCAGGAGGCGGCGGCGCCCTGGGGCTTTGTCGATTTTTTAAAGGCCTGCCCCACCGCCCATGCCTTTCCCATGCACTATTGGGGCGACCGGGCCGCCATGCTGGCCTACCTCCCGCTGCCCCAGCTCGCCCCGTTTGCCGGGCAGATCGTCACGGCTGATGTTTGGCAAAGTGAAAAGGAGGATCCTCATGAACTTTAAAATGATCCACGAAAACTACAATGTGAGCGACCTGCAGCGCTCGCTGGTCTTTTACGAAAAGGCGCTGGGCCTTACCGAGGTGCGCCGCAAGGCCGCCGCAGACGGCTCCTATATCATCGTGTATGTGGCGAATGCCGAAAGCAGCTTTGAGCTGGAGCTCACCTGGCTGCGCGACCACCCCGGCGCTTACGACCTGGGCGAGTGCGAGTTCCACCTGGCCTTCCAGGCGGATGACTACGAAGCCGCCCATCAAAAGCACGCCGCCATGGGCTGCATCTGCTTTGAAAATCCGGCCATGGGCATTTATTTCATCCAGGACCCGGACGGCTACTGGCTCGAAATCGTCCCCCCGCACAAATGATTCAAAAGCCGAAAGGCCCCGGCGCACGCTGTGCGCCGGGGCCTTTCGGCTTTTGATCCGTTTTTGTTTTCAGGCCTTCACGCCGCCGCCCGGTGCTTGCAGCCGGCGCAGCGTGCGCCGGAACAGCAGCACCGCCACCAGCGCGGCCAGCCCCTCCGCCACCGGAAACGCTGCCCACACCCCGGCAAGGCCCCACACCCGGGAAAGGCAAACGGCCAGCGGCGGGATCACCAGCAGCTGCCGGATCAGGGTGATCAGCAGCGAATCCATGCCCTTGCCCAGCGCCTCAAAGCCGCCCGCCAGCACGGTCCCCAGGGTCGAGGCCAAAAAGCCAAGGCTTGCAATGCGCAGCATGGGCACCCCCAGCGCCATCATCCCCGCGTCGGCCCCAAACAGCTGCATAATGGGCACGGGCAGCGCCCAGAACAGCACCGTTCCCAGCACCATGATCCCCGCGGTCACCAGCAGGCTGTCTTTCAGGGTGGCGCGCATGCGCTGTGCCTTGCCCGCGCCGTAATTGTAGCTCACGATGGGGCGCATGCCCTGCACCAGGCCGTTCGCCGGCATGTACACAAAGGTCTGCAATTTAAAGTAAATGCCGAACACCGCCACCGCCTGGCTGTGCAGGGTGGCAAGCAGCGCGTTCAGCGCCCCCACCAGCAGCGAGGGCATGGCCGCCATCATGCACGAGGGCACCCCCACCGCGTAGATCTTCTTGGCAATGGCGGCCTGCGGCCGCAGGCCGGAAAGCCGGATGTGGATGCCGGTATCCGTGCGGATAAAATAGATCACGGCCAGCGTGCAGGCGGTCATCTGGCCAATGATGGTGGCGATCGCCGCGCCGGTCACCCCCAGCGCAGGCAGGCCCAGCAGCCCAAAAATGAGAACCGGGTCCAGGGCGATGTTCACAATGGCCCCCACTCCCTGCAGGATCATAGGCACCACCATATTGCCCACCGCCTGGAACAGCTTTTCAATGTAAATGTGGAACAGGCTGCCGAACGCCAGGCAGATCACGATGCGGGTGTAGCTCTCGCTCATGGCCAGCACGCCGGCGTCCTGGTTGAACAGCCGTAAAAAAGGCGCCGCGCCAAATAGCCCCACCAGCAAAAAGGCCAGCGAGTGCAGCCCGGTAAACACCAGCCCCATGCCCGCAGCCCGGTCCACGGCCTGCCGGTTGCCCTCGCCCAGGCTGCGGGCAATAAAGGCGTTTGCGCCCACGCCGTAGCCCACCGCAACCGCCAGCACCAGGTTCTGCAGCGGATATGCAAGCGACACAGCCGTCAGCGCATCCTGCGACAGCCGTGCCACAAACACGCTGTCCACCACATTGTAAAGCGATTGAATGAGCATAGAAATAATCGGCGGGATCGCCATTCCCATCAACAGCGGGAACACGGGCTTTGTGCCCATGGGGTTTTCAGCCTGCGGCAAAGCGGGATCAGCTCCTTTTCACAAAAAAGAGGCTACAGACCCCCTGTTTGTACTCAGAAACAGGTAAATCTATAGCCCCGGCAATTCCAGTGTGCCTTTCAAGACTTCGTTATGATAGCATCCCCCGCGCCGCTTGTCAAGCCGCTTTTGCAGGCCGCGCGGCAAAAAAGCAGAGGGCCGCCCCAGGGGCAGCCCCTCCGCTCATGCGCTCTTATTTCAGCAGGGTGATGCCGCCGATCAGCGGCAGGTGCTTGTCCTGATCCTGTGCCGCGTAGATCAGGCCCACCAGCGAGAAGATTCCCACCACGGTGCTCACAATCCACATAAAGCGCCCCACAATGGGCACCCACGCAAGCACGGTGGTCGCCAGCCCCACAATGGCCAGCACACCGGCCTGGTTCAAATGGAACTTCGCACCCTCCTTATCGCCCGCCAGATATGCGATCAGCCAGCCGATCCAGCTCAGGTAGGCAATCACGCTCGTCGCCTTTTTGTTCATAGGTGTATTCCCTCCTCGTTTTCACACGGTATCCCCGTGTATTTATGTTAATTTTATCACTTTATCATTCTAAAATCAACCGTTTTCG
This window of the Oscillospiraceae bacterium genome carries:
- a CDS encoding MATE family efflux transporter, with product MPQAENPMGTKPVFPLLMGMAIPPIISMLIQSLYNVVDSVFVARLSQDALTAVSLAYPLQNLVLAVAVGYGVGANAFIARSLGEGNRQAVDRAAGMGLVFTGLHSLAFLLVGLFGAAPFLRLFNQDAGVLAMSESYTRIVICLAFGSLFHIYIEKLFQAVGNMVVPMILQGVGAIVNIALDPVLIFGLLGLPALGVTGAAIATIIGQMTACTLAVIYFIRTDTGIHIRLSGLRPQAAIAKKIYAVGVPSCMMAAMPSLLVGALNALLATLHSQAVAVFGIYFKLQTFVYMPANGLVQGMRPIVSYNYGAGKAQRMRATLKDSLLVTAGIMVLGTVLFWALPVPIMQLFGADAGMMALGVPMLRIASLGFLASTLGTVLAGGFEALGKGMDSLLITLIRQLLVIPPLAVCLSRVWGLAGVWAAFPVAEGLAALVAVLLFRRTLRRLQAPGGGVKA